From a region of the Corallococcus coralloides DSM 2259 genome:
- a CDS encoding glycosyltransferase: MSRVLIATSPEKGHLNPMVGVAQWLRRLGHTVGWLCIPEPAPQLESLGVEVLSLPHVEAAPPGIETGGEALAKLVLDDVALGKWIRGLLLDSVPTMLEPVREVVRAFRPDVMALDGMQYAAVLAAHTEGIPWAGVSSALTLLEPRPEIPLLRNVRALKDDRQALFRRHGFDARFRTCECLSPRLNLIFATEAFLGPDAGVPPDTLLVGPSIPPEARGDEVPFPWERLGDKPVLYVSFGSQISYQPELFRLIAEAAKPFGVTLVLCAGELADTDFPSTLPGDVVAVRYTPQRQVLERAAAFISHGGANSVMEAMTAGVPMLLLPVCNDQPVQAHFLEKSGAGLARDPRTLTVESCREAIAQLLAPKSAMRGRVAEISRSYRAHDGARTAAERIAGLVA, translated from the coding sequence ATGTCCCGAGTCCTCATCGCCACCTCGCCCGAAAAGGGCCACCTCAACCCGATGGTCGGCGTGGCCCAATGGCTGCGCCGCCTGGGGCACACCGTCGGCTGGTTGTGCATCCCCGAACCCGCGCCGCAGCTCGAGTCCCTGGGCGTGGAGGTGTTGAGCCTGCCGCACGTCGAAGCCGCGCCGCCGGGCATCGAGACGGGAGGCGAAGCGCTGGCGAAGCTGGTGCTCGATGACGTCGCGCTGGGGAAGTGGATCCGGGGATTGTTGCTGGATTCGGTCCCCACGATGCTGGAGCCGGTGCGCGAAGTGGTGCGCGCCTTCCGTCCCGACGTGATGGCGCTGGACGGGATGCAGTACGCGGCGGTGCTCGCGGCGCACACGGAAGGCATTCCCTGGGCGGGGGTGTCCTCCGCGCTGACGTTGCTGGAGCCGCGTCCGGAGATTCCCCTGCTGCGCAACGTGAGGGCGCTGAAGGACGACCGTCAGGCCCTGTTCCGCCGTCACGGCTTCGACGCGCGCTTCCGCACCTGCGAGTGCCTGTCGCCCCGGCTCAACCTCATCTTCGCCACCGAGGCCTTCCTGGGCCCGGACGCGGGAGTGCCCCCGGACACGCTGCTGGTGGGGCCCTCGATTCCGCCGGAAGCCCGGGGTGACGAGGTGCCCTTCCCCTGGGAGCGGCTGGGCGACAAGCCGGTGCTGTACGTGTCCTTCGGCAGTCAGATTTCGTATCAGCCTGAGCTGTTCCGCCTCATCGCGGAGGCCGCGAAGCCCTTCGGCGTGACGCTGGTGTTGTGCGCGGGCGAGCTGGCGGACACGGACTTCCCGAGCACGCTGCCCGGTGACGTGGTGGCTGTGCGCTACACGCCGCAGCGGCAGGTGCTGGAGCGCGCGGCGGCGTTCATCTCCCACGGTGGCGCCAACTCCGTGATGGAGGCGATGACGGCGGGAGTGCCGATGCTGCTGCTGCCGGTGTGCAACGACCAGCCCGTGCAGGCGCACTTCCTGGAGAAGTCCGGAGCAGGGCTCGCGAGGGACCCGAGGACCCTCACGGTGGAGTCGTGCCGTGAGGCCATCGCGCAATTGCTCGCACCGAAGTCAGCGATGCGCGGCCGAGTGGCGGAGATCTCCCGTTCCTACCGCGCGCACGATGGCGCGAGGACCGCCGCTGAACGCATCGCCGGGCTCGTGGCATGA
- a CDS encoding asparagine synthase C-terminal domain-containing protein, with product MPTRAPKVSPAGKAPSRGLSPRAVGDLLFHARASNADLQLEAVPLGVTLPRVLREAEARDEEELAARLLSAWSDTVRAHVEAGTHDVSLSGGVDSAALCAMAARHAPQKVRAWTMDVHFADAVERSNARRMAKVTGAELVDVLIPDSVLPDLFEHAVLANQTVILNARAVASYVFYLEAQRQGAGPVLLSGAGADEVLQGTPGVLAAAKARVDEDRTLAVRALGFEAMAAVDNLRAPFRAGSRDHEEPPGAARGAVDNSGSPLDGAPHGDQESKPSTGHFPSGNGGSDQALGRREDSTPVDNLRTVSEGWNSDHVSRGPPVDNLGTGLAAPWELPQEEALPSEELRYAKWVLAELILPPELRGARAHGLTVRTPYLDEGFARVALALPESVLQRDGFGKWLFRHAVRSLVPDEVRLARKTPRYGHTALSSPVRSRWLELYRAWLSPARLDSLQVINTQGVLGLMERYFRLPPDDAQAGPMDRLLMRLMSLAMLQAHTKAPP from the coding sequence ATGCCGACCCGCGCTCCCAAGGTGTCCCCTGCAGGAAAGGCTCCCTCGCGCGGCCTGTCACCTCGTGCGGTAGGCGACCTGCTGTTCCATGCCCGAGCATCCAACGCGGACTTGCAGTTGGAGGCGGTGCCCCTCGGCGTGACGCTGCCGCGAGTCCTCCGGGAAGCGGAGGCTCGGGACGAAGAAGAGCTCGCGGCGCGGCTGTTGTCCGCCTGGTCCGACACCGTGCGGGCACATGTCGAAGCGGGCACGCACGACGTGAGCCTGAGCGGCGGCGTGGACAGCGCGGCCCTGTGCGCGATGGCCGCGCGGCATGCACCGCAGAAGGTGCGTGCGTGGACGATGGACGTGCACTTCGCGGACGCGGTGGAGCGGAGCAACGCGCGGCGGATGGCGAAGGTGACGGGCGCGGAGCTGGTGGACGTGCTCATCCCGGACTCCGTGCTCCCGGACCTGTTCGAGCACGCGGTCCTCGCCAACCAGACCGTCATCCTCAACGCCCGGGCCGTGGCCAGCTACGTGTTCTATCTGGAGGCCCAGCGGCAGGGCGCGGGCCCCGTCCTCCTGAGCGGCGCGGGAGCGGACGAAGTGCTCCAGGGCACCCCGGGCGTGCTCGCCGCCGCGAAGGCCCGCGTGGACGAAGACCGGACGTTGGCCGTGCGGGCCCTGGGCTTCGAAGCCATGGCGGCTGTGGACAACTTGCGGGCGCCGTTCCGAGCCGGCTCGCGCGATCATGAAGAGCCCCCCGGAGCGGCACGGGGGGCTGTGGACAACTCGGGAAGCCCTCTGGACGGGGCCCCGCACGGCGATCAGGAATCAAAGCCATCCACGGGGCATTTCCCCTCTGGAAACGGCGGTTCCGATCAAGCCTTGGGACGCCGTGAAGACTCCACACCTGTGGACAACTTGAGGACTGTTTCCGAGGGCTGGAACAGCGATCACGTCTCGCGAGGCCCCCCTGTGGACAACCTGGGGACCGGGCTCGCCGCGCCGTGGGAGCTGCCTCAGGAGGAGGCGCTCCCCTCCGAGGAGCTGCGGTACGCGAAGTGGGTGCTGGCCGAGCTCATCCTTCCCCCCGAGCTGCGGGGCGCCCGGGCCCATGGGCTCACGGTCCGCACGCCATACCTGGACGAAGGCTTCGCGCGGGTGGCGCTGGCGCTGCCGGAGTCCGTGCTGCAAAGGGACGGGTTCGGCAAGTGGCTGTTCCGGCATGCGGTGCGGTCCCTGGTGCCGGACGAGGTCCGCCTCGCGCGCAAGACGCCCCGGTATGGACACACCGCCCTCTCCAGCCCGGTGCGGTCGCGCTGGCTGGAGCTGTATCGCGCCTGGCTCTCTCCCGCGCGGCTGGACTCCCTCCAGGTCATCAACACACAAGGGGTGCTGGGATTGATGGAGCGCTACTTCCGGCTGCCGCCCGACGACGCGCAGGCCGGACCGATGGATCGGTTGTTGATGCGCCTCATGTCCCTGGCCATGCTCCAGGCCCACACCAAGGCGCCCCCCTGA
- a CDS encoding ATP-binding protein, with translation MPPSSPSPRAPESFQKEEGSALLNYGLAAAGVLVAFLAQRLLWPYMSSGPFLAFFAAVAFAGWRGGWGPGLVATALSLVMVDYFFLSPLGDWLIHPGNFIALAFFLALSLFVTLLNVRLRRANAERADLLERERASRAAAEYERARLHELFMHAPAHLVIFRGPQHVFELSNPLNSAMLGNPPQLLGLPAREVGPKEEAERVARILDHVYATGEPFEGREVSLKLPQPDGTLREFIFDVTYTPTHDAHGQVDGIAGFGFDVTDVVRARSRAERLARELSHNEEHLRLLAGASSFLATSLDDKATLRNVVRLAVPTLADWCLIDSALEDGTFQRMEVEHATTEPESLAEPLRARTTYVSGLPKLAGTEPRHHGQPLFIENFTDDVLPLFTKDPERIALLKELRVRSLVVVPLVAGERSLGLLSFVTTHRSGRRYTTADLPFLQELANRAALSMENARLYREAREAVRLRDEFLSIASHELKTPLTPLNLKLQALRRELDRHPGPVPRELVERYLDVGSRQMKKLAELVNDLLDVSRIAAGRLSLECVPMDLAELVRDVVAAYEGPAARTGSVLQLECTDTVTMGVWDRPRLEQVVVNLVDNAIKYGQGRPIQVRLETRDGKAALTVRDQGIGISEESLPRLFGRFERAVSDRHYGGLGLGLYITRTLVEAMGGTVRVESRLGQGSVFTVELPLPAASADVGAPAP, from the coding sequence GCGGGCTGGCGGGGAGGCTGGGGGCCGGGGCTGGTGGCGACGGCGCTCTCGCTGGTGATGGTGGACTACTTCTTCCTGTCGCCCCTGGGGGACTGGCTCATCCATCCCGGCAACTTCATCGCGCTGGCCTTCTTCCTGGCGCTGTCGCTGTTCGTGACGCTGCTCAACGTGCGCCTTCGCCGGGCCAACGCGGAGCGCGCGGACCTGCTGGAGCGCGAGCGCGCCTCCCGCGCCGCCGCCGAGTACGAACGCGCGCGCCTGCACGAGCTGTTCATGCACGCGCCCGCGCACCTGGTCATCTTCCGCGGGCCCCAGCACGTCTTCGAGCTGTCCAACCCCCTCAACTCCGCGATGCTGGGCAACCCTCCTCAGCTGCTGGGCCTGCCCGCGCGCGAGGTGGGGCCGAAGGAGGAAGCCGAGCGCGTGGCACGCATCCTCGACCACGTCTACGCGACGGGCGAACCCTTCGAGGGCCGGGAGGTGTCCCTCAAGCTGCCACAGCCGGATGGCACCCTCCGGGAGTTCATCTTCGATGTCACGTACACGCCCACGCACGACGCGCACGGGCAGGTGGACGGCATCGCGGGCTTCGGCTTCGACGTGACGGACGTGGTGCGTGCCCGCTCCCGGGCGGAGCGGCTGGCGCGCGAGCTGTCGCACAACGAGGAGCACCTGCGGCTGCTGGCCGGGGCCAGCTCCTTCCTGGCCACGTCGCTGGACGACAAGGCCACGCTGCGCAACGTGGTGCGCCTGGCGGTCCCCACGCTGGCAGACTGGTGCCTCATCGACAGCGCACTGGAGGACGGCACCTTCCAGCGCATGGAGGTGGAGCACGCGACCACGGAGCCGGAGTCGCTCGCGGAGCCGCTGCGGGCCCGCACGACGTACGTGTCGGGCCTCCCCAAGCTGGCCGGCACCGAGCCGCGTCATCACGGGCAGCCCCTCTTCATCGAGAACTTCACCGACGACGTCCTCCCGCTGTTCACGAAGGACCCGGAGCGCATCGCGCTGCTGAAGGAGCTGCGCGTCCGCTCGCTGGTGGTGGTGCCGCTGGTGGCCGGGGAGCGTTCGCTGGGGCTGCTCAGCTTCGTCACCACGCACCGCTCCGGACGGCGCTACACGACCGCGGACCTGCCCTTCCTCCAGGAGCTGGCCAACCGCGCCGCGCTCTCCATGGAGAACGCGAGGCTGTACCGCGAGGCGCGTGAAGCGGTGCGCCTGCGCGACGAGTTCCTCTCCATCGCGAGCCACGAGCTGAAGACGCCGCTCACGCCGCTCAACCTCAAGCTCCAGGCGCTGCGGCGCGAGCTGGACCGCCACCCGGGCCCGGTGCCGCGCGAGCTGGTGGAGCGCTACCTGGACGTGGGCTCGCGGCAGATGAAGAAGCTGGCGGAGCTGGTGAACGACCTGCTGGACGTGTCGCGCATCGCCGCGGGACGGCTGTCGCTGGAGTGCGTGCCCATGGACCTGGCGGAGCTGGTGCGCGACGTGGTCGCCGCCTACGAGGGCCCCGCCGCGCGCACCGGCTCCGTGCTCCAGCTGGAGTGCACGGACACCGTGACGATGGGCGTGTGGGACCGGCCGCGGCTGGAGCAGGTGGTGGTGAACCTGGTGGACAACGCCATCAAGTACGGCCAGGGGCGCCCCATCCAGGTCCGGCTGGAGACGCGCGACGGCAAGGCGGCGCTGACGGTGCGGGACCAGGGCATCGGCATCTCGGAGGAGTCCCTGCCGCGCCTCTTCGGCCGCTTCGAGCGCGCGGTGAGCGACCGGCACTACGGCGGCCTGGGCCTGGGCCTCTACATCACCCGCACGCTGGTGGAGGCCATGGGCGGCACGGTGCGCGTGGAGAGCCGCCTGGGCCAGGGCTCCGTCTTCACGGTGGAGCTGCCGCTGCCCGCGGCGTCGGCGGACGTGGGAGCTCCAGCGCCCTGA
- a CDS encoding radical SAM protein → MRYELHDSRVLTWSLETHVTTHCNLRCAQCCPLSPHLPAWAVSPQALAEDLRRLSRVLKPNVFKLTGGEPFLHPDLPAVLDVVRTSGLTEQVSVTTNGFLAQSAPDAVYERLDRMTLSFYTSAPLPERSITRITERCDQHGVHLTVKAIDRFQRITPDAPLTSDAEIQDVFNKCWLKQRCHLVHQGRFFTCTRPPHVATVFAAEHPHLPALAEHDGVLLDDPDLLTRLLGYLERDTPLATCRHCLGSSGPWEPHAQLPRARAAP, encoded by the coding sequence GTGCGCTACGAGCTTCACGACAGCCGCGTCCTCACCTGGTCCCTGGAGACGCACGTCACCACGCACTGCAACCTGCGCTGTGCACAGTGTTGCCCGCTGTCGCCGCACCTGCCCGCGTGGGCCGTGTCTCCCCAGGCATTGGCCGAGGACCTGCGCCGCCTCTCGCGCGTGCTCAAGCCCAACGTCTTCAAGCTCACCGGCGGCGAGCCCTTCCTCCATCCGGACCTGCCCGCCGTGCTGGACGTGGTGCGCACCTCCGGGCTCACCGAACAGGTGTCCGTCACCACCAACGGCTTCCTCGCCCAGAGCGCTCCCGACGCCGTGTACGAACGGCTCGACCGGATGACGCTGTCGTTCTACACGTCCGCGCCCCTGCCCGAACGCTCCATCACCCGCATCACCGAGCGCTGCGACCAGCACGGCGTCCACCTCACGGTGAAGGCCATCGACCGCTTCCAGCGCATCACCCCGGATGCGCCCCTCACGTCCGACGCGGAGATACAGGACGTCTTCAACAAGTGCTGGCTCAAGCAGCGCTGCCACCTGGTCCACCAGGGCCGCTTCTTCACCTGCACCCGGCCGCCCCACGTCGCCACCGTCTTCGCCGCGGAGCATCCGCACCTGCCCGCGCTCGCCGAACACGACGGCGTGCTGCTCGATGACCCGGACCTGCTCACGCGCCTGCTGGGCTACCTGGAACGGGACACGCCGCTCGCCACCTGCCGCCATTGCCTGGGCTCCAGCGGTCCCTGGGAACCCCACGCGCAGCTGCCGCGCGCCCGCGCCGCTCCCTGA
- a CDS encoding S8 family peptidase: MAPPEQFESSKLRTLDVLLREGFDRATLEKSVAALVGTERWIIRPVPFDPTGRSFDLLPPGTIEPAQAWELARRLQTDPSVEDADPAFEAVYAEHTSVTDTAPTLLKAQRAEPGPETFNENDCDWSPRFVKAGEAWKLPGGVSQGEGILIGHPDSGYLPHPELGPNFTPRLGWDFIDDDPTTENPGGGHGLGTASVMASPSDRPSVDGAKLFVDGVAPKAEVVPLRVAKPTLFVPSPVLFNVGVDRLRDSIGFAIQRRVHVISISLGWLPNAGLHRIIQQAVRENIIVIAAAGNYTGPVVVWPGAYDEVVAMAACNASAQPWAFSAWGKAVDATGPGEDVWVAQPGDKVGQSSGTSYATATVAGIAALWLAHHGRDNLLAKYQGGPTLAQVFRHVLRATCDSWPQSQLAWGAGLVNAKACLESPLPDVTALESFTTRALLHESSDTVASTFSGLPEADVLKNLATTLGVDEQKASRLDSEFGRELRFWALTHAPFRHALQEGAGRDRQALKARTQAALPPFSPSLRAAIG; this comes from the coding sequence ATGGCGCCGCCCGAGCAATTCGAGTCCTCGAAGCTCCGCACCCTCGACGTCCTCCTCCGTGAGGGGTTCGACCGGGCCACCCTGGAGAAGAGCGTGGCCGCGCTGGTCGGGACGGAGCGGTGGATCATCCGCCCTGTGCCGTTCGACCCCACCGGCCGCTCGTTCGACCTCCTCCCTCCCGGCACCATCGAGCCGGCACAAGCGTGGGAGCTGGCGCGCCGCCTCCAGACGGACCCGAGCGTGGAGGATGCGGATCCGGCTTTCGAGGCGGTCTACGCGGAACACACCTCCGTCACGGACACGGCGCCCACGCTCCTCAAGGCGCAGCGCGCGGAGCCCGGGCCTGAGACATTCAACGAGAACGATTGCGACTGGAGCCCGCGCTTCGTGAAGGCGGGTGAAGCGTGGAAGCTGCCCGGCGGCGTGAGCCAGGGCGAGGGCATCCTCATCGGACATCCGGACAGCGGCTACCTGCCCCACCCCGAGCTGGGGCCGAACTTCACGCCGCGCTTGGGCTGGGACTTCATCGACGATGACCCCACGACGGAGAACCCGGGCGGAGGCCACGGGCTGGGCACCGCGAGCGTCATGGCGAGCCCCTCCGACCGTCCGAGCGTGGACGGAGCGAAGCTGTTCGTGGATGGAGTCGCGCCGAAGGCCGAGGTCGTCCCGCTGCGCGTCGCGAAGCCCACGCTCTTCGTCCCCTCGCCGGTGCTGTTCAACGTGGGCGTCGACCGGCTGCGCGACTCCATCGGGTTCGCCATCCAGCGGCGGGTCCATGTCATCAGCATCAGCCTCGGGTGGCTGCCCAACGCGGGACTGCACCGGATCATCCAACAGGCGGTGCGCGAGAACATCATCGTCATCGCCGCCGCGGGCAACTACACGGGCCCCGTCGTCGTCTGGCCGGGCGCGTATGACGAAGTCGTCGCGATGGCCGCGTGCAACGCGAGCGCGCAGCCCTGGGCCTTCTCCGCCTGGGGCAAGGCGGTCGACGCCACCGGTCCGGGCGAGGACGTCTGGGTGGCGCAGCCCGGCGACAAGGTCGGGCAGAGCAGCGGCACCTCGTATGCGACCGCGACTGTCGCGGGGATCGCCGCGCTCTGGCTGGCACACCATGGCCGGGACAACCTGCTCGCGAAGTACCAGGGAGGACCAACGCTGGCGCAGGTCTTCCGCCATGTGCTCCGCGCCACCTGTGACAGCTGGCCCCAGAGCCAGCTCGCGTGGGGCGCGGGCCTCGTCAACGCGAAGGCGTGCCTCGAGTCCCCGCTCCCGGACGTGACGGCGCTGGAGTCGTTCACCACGAGGGCGCTCCTCCATGAGTCCTCGGACACCGTGGCCTCCACCTTCAGCGGCCTCCCGGAAGCCGACGTCCTGAAAAACCTTGCGACCACGCTCGGGGTCGATGAACAGAAGGCGTCGCGGCTCGACTCGGAGTTCGGGCGCGAGCTGCGGTTCTGGGCGCTCACCCATGCCCCCTTCCGGCACGCGCTCCAGGAAGGCGCGGGCAGGGACCGTCAGGCGCTCAAGGCGCGTACTCAAGCCGCCCTGCCACCCTTCTCACCGAGCCTGCGGGCCGCGATCGGTTAG
- a CDS encoding RecQ family ATP-dependent DNA helicase, whose translation MRDDAVDVVLRERFGLESFRPGQREVLTKLLEPQGSALAVFPTGGGKSLCYQLPALLLEGLTVVVSPLIALMKDQIDALERKGIRAARLDSSLSLEESREVTESLRDGTLKLLYVAPERFNNERFMGLLSELQISLFAVDEAHCVSEWGHNFRPDYLKLAQAARTLQAERILALTATATPQVVHDICQGFGIPESHAVVTGFYRNNLTLETTPTGPEARDALLVERLKSRPPGTTIVYVTLQKTAERVAALLSAEGLPASAYHAGLEAEERERVQEAWTHSAKGIVVATIAFGMGIDKADVRAVYHYNLPKGLESYSQEIGRAGRDGRPSVVELLACPDDVPTLENFALGDTPLPEALTALVNELLSSGPELHLDMYALGNRHDLRPLVLRTALTYLELEGVLRQGTPFYAGYKVQPAGSVDALVGRFQGERARFVKELFAHAKKGRTWYTFDPAEVAKALDQPRDRVVKALDYFQEQGYAEVQVAEPRQRYTRLREREDAKALVALLQERFQKREVQEVSRVRDVLRLVTHDGCQSNALVAHFGEQREAPCGHCTFCRTGAARVLPPPHPRPDLREQLDAPTFQSLVARHPEALGHPRQAARFLCGLSSPALSKAKLGNHKLFGTVAEWPFAQVLAFCEAC comes from the coding sequence ATGCGGGACGATGCGGTGGACGTCGTGTTGCGAGAGCGCTTCGGGCTGGAGTCCTTCCGGCCCGGACAGCGCGAGGTGCTCACGAAGCTGCTCGAGCCCCAGGGCTCCGCGCTCGCCGTGTTCCCCACTGGCGGCGGCAAGTCGCTGTGCTACCAGTTGCCCGCGCTGCTGCTCGAAGGGCTCACGGTGGTGGTGTCACCGCTCATCGCGTTGATGAAGGATCAGATCGACGCGCTGGAGCGGAAGGGAATCCGCGCCGCGCGGTTGGACTCCTCCCTGTCGCTGGAGGAGTCGCGTGAAGTGACGGAGTCCCTGCGCGACGGAACGCTGAAGCTCCTCTACGTGGCCCCCGAGCGCTTCAACAACGAGCGCTTCATGGGGCTCTTGAGCGAGCTCCAAATCTCCCTCTTCGCGGTAGACGAAGCGCACTGCGTCTCCGAATGGGGCCACAACTTCCGGCCGGACTACCTCAAGCTCGCGCAGGCGGCCCGCACGCTCCAGGCCGAGCGCATCCTGGCGCTCACCGCCACGGCCACGCCGCAGGTGGTGCACGACATCTGTCAGGGCTTCGGCATCCCGGAGTCGCACGCGGTCGTCACCGGCTTCTACCGGAACAACCTCACGCTGGAGACCACACCCACGGGCCCGGAGGCGCGCGATGCCCTGCTGGTGGAGCGGCTCAAGTCGCGCCCGCCCGGCACCACCATCGTCTACGTCACGTTGCAGAAGACCGCGGAGCGCGTGGCGGCGCTCTTGAGCGCGGAGGGCCTGCCCGCGAGCGCCTACCACGCGGGCCTGGAAGCCGAGGAGCGCGAGCGGGTGCAGGAGGCGTGGACCCACTCCGCGAAGGGCATCGTCGTGGCGACCATCGCGTTCGGGATGGGCATCGACAAGGCGGACGTGCGCGCCGTGTATCACTACAACCTGCCCAAGGGCCTGGAGAGCTACAGCCAGGAGATTGGCCGCGCGGGCCGTGATGGCAGGCCGTCCGTCGTGGAGCTGCTCGCGTGCCCGGACGACGTGCCCACGCTGGAGAACTTCGCGCTCGGAGACACGCCGCTGCCGGAGGCGCTGACGGCGCTGGTGAACGAGCTGTTGTCCTCGGGACCGGAGCTGCACCTGGACATGTACGCGCTGGGCAACCGCCACGACCTGCGGCCCCTGGTGCTGCGCACGGCGCTGACGTACCTGGAATTGGAGGGCGTGCTGCGCCAGGGCACGCCGTTCTACGCGGGCTACAAGGTGCAGCCGGCGGGCTCTGTAGACGCGCTCGTGGGCAGGTTCCAGGGGGAGCGCGCGCGCTTCGTGAAGGAGCTGTTCGCGCACGCGAAGAAGGGACGCACCTGGTACACGTTCGACCCCGCCGAAGTCGCAAAGGCGTTGGACCAGCCGCGAGACCGGGTGGTGAAGGCGCTCGACTACTTCCAGGAGCAGGGCTACGCGGAGGTGCAGGTGGCGGAGCCGCGTCAGCGCTACACGCGGCTGCGCGAGCGCGAGGACGCGAAGGCGCTCGTGGCCCTGTTGCAGGAGCGCTTCCAGAAGCGGGAGGTCCAGGAGGTGTCGCGGGTGCGCGACGTGCTCCGGCTGGTCACGCACGACGGTTGCCAGAGCAATGCGCTGGTGGCCCACTTCGGCGAGCAGCGCGAAGCACCGTGCGGCCACTGCACCTTCTGCCGCACGGGCGCGGCGCGCGTGCTGCCGCCGCCGCATCCACGGCCGGACCTGCGCGAACAGCTGGACGCGCCCACGTTCCAGTCGCTCGTGGCGAGGCACCCGGAGGCGCTGGGCCATCCCCGGCAGGCGGCGCGCTTCCTCTGCGGCCTGAGCAGCCCCGCGCTCTCCAAGGCGAAGCTCGGCAATCACAAGCTCTTCGGCACCGTGGCGGAGTGGCCGTTCGCCCAGGTGCTGGCGTTCTGTGAGGCGTGCTAA
- a CDS encoding ROK family protein produces MSASRWSPRRHHPEGITPLEVWNLPVFGRELWELLGSPWVEDDRRAGVPGATLAARMMLPLAEALALLVKKHAPDAAYLSGGLAELDGFPAALRAATASLRRPVHIALSPRFAPVRAGLRMLEATGARSPLCVDVGQTSIKLARAGATRVVERDLTTLPPLFIGQPRPADGHHIRDTVAFISGALRTFLAEDSREPPDALCLALPCPLDEALMPGGCTYGFEGTASLVPDILAHAGLPDTGGPVLVLNDAELAAESARRAPQVKGRRVLCLSLGFGPGGALLERG; encoded by the coding sequence ATGAGTGCCTCCAGGTGGAGTCCTCGACGGCATCACCCGGAGGGCATCACACCGTTGGAGGTGTGGAACCTGCCCGTGTTCGGCCGCGAGCTGTGGGAGCTGCTGGGCTCTCCGTGGGTGGAGGACGACCGGCGCGCGGGAGTCCCTGGAGCCACGCTCGCGGCCCGCATGATGCTTCCGCTGGCGGAGGCGCTCGCATTGCTGGTGAAGAAGCACGCGCCGGATGCGGCGTATCTGAGTGGAGGCCTGGCGGAGCTGGACGGCTTTCCCGCCGCGTTGCGAGCGGCAACAGCATCGCTGCGCCGCCCGGTGCACATCGCGCTGTCACCGCGCTTCGCCCCTGTGCGTGCGGGGCTGCGCATGCTGGAAGCCACGGGCGCGCGAAGTCCGCTCTGCGTGGACGTGGGCCAGACGAGCATCAAGCTCGCGCGTGCCGGAGCGACACGCGTCGTTGAGCGGGACCTCACCACCCTGCCCCCGTTGTTCATCGGACAGCCGCGTCCCGCGGACGGCCATCACATCCGGGACACGGTGGCGTTCATCTCGGGAGCGCTGCGGACGTTCCTCGCGGAGGACAGCCGCGAGCCTCCGGACGCGCTGTGTCTGGCATTGCCGTGTCCGCTGGATGAGGCCCTGATGCCCGGAGGTTGCACCTACGGTTTCGAGGGCACGGCCTCCCTGGTCCCGGACATCCTCGCCCACGCGGGCCTGCCAGACACGGGAGGACCGGTGCTCGTGCTCAACGACGCGGAGCTGGCGGCCGAATCCGCGCGGCGGGCCCCCCAGGTGAAGGGGCGCCGCGTGCTGTGCCTGTCCCTGGGCTTCGGCCCGGGTGGAGCCCTGCTCGAACGGGGCTGA